Proteins from a single region of Primulina tabacum isolate GXHZ01 chromosome 5, ASM2559414v2, whole genome shotgun sequence:
- the LOC142546090 gene encoding uncharacterized protein LOC142546090: MGIQRPDQFFLLAISLYSTLVACFALPLHSIITDESALLAFKSELSLDPSHVLSQNWSDSLPTCKWIGVTCSSRHQRVSALDISNLGLSGNLPPQLGNLSFLVSLNLRNNSFRGQLPAELAQLRRLRFLDFGFNEFNGDIPSWFNNLVELRFLNLRNNSFTGSIPNSITNISKLESIDMSFNPLQGRIPEAIGGLFNLKKLLLQYNDLTGVIPQSVFNISTMETLALAGNSFSGSLPEGMWPGLSNLKWLSLASNELEGPIPPNISECSQLSLLALSHNTFTGTIPREIGNLRALETLYLVSNHLTGEIPEDLGNLDKLKELGMGNNFLVGSIPSTIFNISLLQYIDISDCNLTGPFPSGMCSPSSQLESVFFHVNEIVGHLPESIGECSKIQMLSLSFNNITGNIPKGIGNLTMMQNLYLGYNKLTGIIPEQIGKLYNLEVFSLENNNLTGYIPEKIFNISTLSLISVSFNQFSGYLPSLLSYGLPNLQKLYLNDNLFFGEIPESISNFSSLNFITFAYNNLNGQIPNSFGKLNLLESFHLDDNNFVSETSKLSFITPLQNCSYLRKLSFGLNPFNGILPVSVGNLSTSIQSFGADKCGFRGSIPEEFGNLENLVFLTLDLNELMGAIPNTVGNLKKLQGLALSGNKISGSIPNSLCYLQNLNRLLLQQNQISGSIPECVENLTSIREIYLGNNRFNSVMPTSLWKLDDLVMLGLSSNLLTGFLPSDIRNLKVLTALDLSENQLTGVIPSSIGDLESVVDISLARNGFQGSIPESIGKLLGLEMLDLSHNNLSGSIPLSLEELRFLKYLNVSFNELSGPVPTGGPFKSLSSQFFMSNGGLCGDPKYGVPPCHENTVAESKRKKLILRAAYIFL, encoded by the exons ATGGGCATACAGAGACCTGATCAGTTTTTCCTGCTTGCGATTTCATTATATAGTACTCTAGTGGCTTGTTTCGCCTTGCCGTTACACAGCATAATCACAGATGAATCTGCGCTTCTTGCATTCAAATCCGAACTTAGTTTAGACCCTTCTCATGTTTTGTCCCAAAACTGGTCCGATTCTCTCCCGACATGCAAATGGATTGGAGTTACGTGCAGTTCTCGCCACCAAAGAGTGAGTGCTTTAGATATTTCCAACTTGGGACTTAGCGGAAATCTGCCGCCACAACTGGGAAACCTCTCGTTCCTAGTTTCTCTCAACTTGAGAAATAACAGTTTTCGTGGCCAACTTCCAGCAGAGTTGGCCCAGTTGCGCAGACTGAGATTCTTGGATTTTGGTTTCAACGAGTTCAACGGCGACATCCCTTCTTGGTTTAATAACTTGGTTGAACTTCGGTTCTTGAATCTTCGAAACAATAGTTTTACTGGTTCGATCCCGAATTCCATCACGAATATATCCAAACTTGAATCTATAGATATGTCATTTAATCCTTTACAGGGAAGAATTCCAGAAGCAATAGGAGGTTTATTTAACTTGAAAAAATTGCTATTACAATATAACGATCTCACCGGTGTTATACCACAGTCGGTTTTCAACATATCCACCATGGAAACACTTGCTCTTGCGGGGAATAGTTTCTCTGGTAGTCTCCCTGAAGGGATGTGGCCCGGCCTGTCGAATCTGAAATGGCTTTCACTGGCTTCAAATGAGTTGGAAGGCCCAATACCGCCAAACATTTCTGAATGTTCACAGCTTAGTCTTCTTGCCTTGTCGCATAATACGTTTACTGGCACCATACCACGAGAAATTGGAAACTTAAGAGCCCTTGAAACATTGTATCTTGTTTCAAATCATTTAACAG GTGAAATCCCAGAAGATTTAGGTAACCTCGACAAGTTGAAGGAGCTAGGAATGGGAAATAACTTTCTTGTGGGCTCTATACCTTCAACTATCTTCAACATTTCCTTATTGCAATACATAGACATTTCAGATTGTAATCTAACAG GCCCCTTTCCGTCTGGTATGTGCTCCCCTTCTTCTCAACTCGAAAGCGTTTTCTTCCATGTGAATGAAATAGTTGGACATCTCCCAGAAAGCATCGGCGAATGCTCAAAAATTCAGATGTTGTCATTGTCTTTTAACAACATAACTGGAAACATACCAAAAGGGATCGGAAACTTAACAATGATGCAAAATCTGTATCTTGGCTATAACAAATTGACAG GCATAATTCCAGAACAAATAGGCAAGCTTTACAATTTGGAGGTCTTTTCATTGGAAAACAATAACTTAACAGGTTATATCCCGGAAAAAATCTTCAACATCTCAACATTAAGCTTGATCAGTGTTTCGTTCAATCAATTTTCGGGTTACCTTCCGTCGCTTTTGAGTTATGGGCTACCAAATCTTCAAAAACTCTACCTCAACGACAATTTGTTCTTTGGAGAAATCCCCGAGTCTATCTCGAATTTTTCTAGCCTCAACTTCATCACCTTTGCTTACAACAATCTCAACGGACAAATTCCCAACTCCTTTGGGAAGTTGAATCTTTTGGAAAGTTTTCATTTAGATGACAACAATTTTGTTAGTGAAACATCAAAGCTAAGCTTCATTACTCCATTGCAAAATTGCAGCTATCTAAGAAAATTAAGTTTCGGATTAAATCCTTTCAATGGAATTCTTCCAGTTTCCGTGGGGAATCTGTCGACTTCCATTCAATCTTTTGGAGCTGACAAGTGTGGTTTCCGAGGCAGCATTCCCGAGGAATTTGggaatcttgaaaatttggttTTTTTAACTCTTGACTTGAATGAACTCATGGGAGCTATTCCAAATACTGTGGGAAACTTGAAAAAGCTTCAAGGATTAGCTCTTTCCGGCAACAAAATAAGTGGATCTATTCCGAATAGTCTCTGTTATTTACAAAATTTGAATAGGCTGCtgcttcagcaaaatcaaataAGTGGTTCTATCCCTGAATGCGTAGAAAATCTTACTTCGATAAGGGAAATATACTTGGGCAACAACAGATTTAATTCTGTCATGCCTACAAGCTTATGGAAACTCGATGATCTTGTCATGTTGGGTCTGTCTTCAAATCTTCTAACGGGTTTTCTGCcttcagatatcagaaatctGAAGGTTCTAACTGCTCTTGATTTGTCAGAAAATCAACTCACAGGCGTCATTCCTAGCTCCATCGGAGACTTAGAAAGTGTTGTCGATATTTCTTTGGCACGAAACGGATTTCAAGGATCGATTCCCGAGTCAATCGGTAAATTACTGGGTTTGGAGATGCTAGATCTTTCACACAACAATCTTTCTGGAAGCATCCCATTGTCGCTAGAAGAACTTCGgtttctcaaatacttgaatgTTTCTTTCAACGAGTTAAGCGGTCCTGTCCCTACTGGTGGCCCCTTTAAATCCCTTTCGAGTCAGTTCTTCATGTCTAATGGAGGACTTTGTGGCGATCCTAAATATGGAGTTCCACCCTGTCATGAAAATACAGTGGCTGAGTCCAAGAGGAAAAAATTGATTCTTCGTGCAGCGTACATTTTCTTGTGA
- the LOC142544683 gene encoding uncharacterized protein LOC142544683 — MRSCLSTIFYLYSIFHFFFHSSFTDNSDPSMAIIPPFFSNFLSFFVLLLHLGCFFTASRRHQRRSGHHHLFSSASSLSNFKKRLTPPAKNIASLLRRLFFFPSSSSDPIPHPTSIPSPSSSTRSLRLNPPAIVFPTEENYNSDNPSFLPTDDIFPCSICGEIFQKLAFLEQHQSAKHAVSELIDGENIVRIIFKMGWPEKLRHPTIHRILKIHNSSKILTQFEEYREIVKSKAEAKIKPSRDERCIADGNELLRFHCTTFMCELSDSAICNHPYCCVCGIIRSGFSSKTDGISTFPTSWTAHVAIPEDIEEEFGFMNVKRAMLVCRVVAGRIECEPGIVDKEDAGFDSLVGRGNGGFEEELLVFNPRAVLPCFVIVYAV; from the coding sequence ATGAGAAGTTGCCTTTCAACCATCTTTTATCTTTATTCGATCTTCCATTTCTTCTTCCACTCATCATTTACAGATAACTCCGATCCTTCAATGGCTATCATTCCTCCATTCTTCTCCAACTTCCTCTCGTTCTTCGTCCTCCTCCTCCATCTCGGCTGCTTCTTCACTGCCTCCCGCCGCCACCAGCGCCGCAGCGGCCACCACCACCTCTTCTCCTCCGCTTCCTCCTTATCCAACTTCAAGAAGAGACTAACCCCGCCGGCTAAAAACATCGCTTCTCTCCTCAGACGCCTCTTTTTCTTCCCTTCTTCCTCCTCTGATCCGATCCCTCATCCTACCTCCATCCCATCTCCTTCTTCCTCCACAAGATCCTTACGTTTGAATCCTCCGGCCATTGTCTTCCCCACGGAAGAGAATTATAACAGCGATAATCCTTCCTTCTTGCCCACTGATGATATCTTCCCCTGTTCCATATGCGGCGAAATCTTCCAGAAGTTGGCTTTTCTTGAACAGCACCAGTCTGCGAAACACGCAGTTTCGGAGCTCATCGATGGCGAGAACATCGTTCGGATCATATTCAAAATGGGTTGGCCGGAGAAATTAAGACACCCCACCATCCACCGGATCCTGAAGATTCACAACAGCTCAAAGATCCTAACTCAGTTCGAAGAATACAGAGAGATTGTGAAGTCAAAAGCAGAGGCCAAGATCAAGCCATCGAGGGATGAAAGATGCATCGCAGATGGAAATGAACTATTAAGATTTCATTGCACCACTTTCATGTGTGAATTATCGGATTCAGCCATCTGTAATCACCCGTACTGCTGCGTCTGCGGGATTATCAGGTCTGGATTCTCTTCGAAGACAGATGGAATCTCTACGTTCCCGACAAGCTGGACGGCACACGTAGCGATACCGGAGGACATCGAGGAGGAGTTCGGGTTCATGAACGTTAAACGGGCGATGCTCGTTTGTCGGGTCGTGGCGGGCCGGATCGAGTGCGAACCGGGTATAGTGGACAAGGAGGATGCCGGGTTCGATTCGTTGGTGGGTCGGGGCAACGGAGGTTTCGAGGAGGAGCTGTTGGTGTTTAATCCAAGGGCTGTGCTTCCTTGCTTCGTGATTGTGTACGCTGTATGA
- the LOC142547841 gene encoding receptor kinase-like protein Xa21: MPNGSLDRWLYSENNFLNISQRLNIMIDVACALEYLHHDYSIPIVHCDLKPSNVLLDGAMVAHLSDFGIAKLLIDGVSTTLTRTLATLGYIAPEYGSGGLVSVRCDVYSYGIMLMEVFTRTKPNDIKFTGDLSLRKLVNESMPNAILQVIDSELLRADEKYFSEKLECLVSIMEIGLKCSTENPNERTISMKYVVVALKKIMSHLLQFFPK; this comes from the exons ATGCCAAATGGAAGCCTCGATAGGTGGCTATATTCGGAAAACAACTTCTTGAATATCTCGCAGAGACTAAACATAATGATAGACGTAGCATGTGCATTAGAATATCTACACCATGATTACTCAATACCTATAGTTCATTGTGATTTAAAGCCAAGCAATGTGCTCTTAGATGGCGCTATGGTTGCCCATTTGAGCGATTTTGGAATCGCTAAGCTATTAATCGATGGAGTTAGCACTACGCTCACAAGGACCCTCGCCACATTAGGCTACATAGCCCCAG aATATGGTTCCGGAGGATTGGTGTCTGTGAGATGTGATGTTTATAGCTATGGCATAATGTTGATGGAAGTTTTCACAAGAACGAAGCCGAACGATATAAAATTCACAGGAGATTTAAGCCTAAGGAAGTTGGTGAATGAATCTATGCCAAATGCGATTTTGCAAGTTATAGATTCAGAACTGTTGAGAGCAGATGAAAAATATTTCAGTGAAAAATTGGAATGTTTAGTTTCAATAATGGAGATAGGCTTAAAATGTTCCACGGAGAATCCTAACGAGAGGACAATAAGCATGAAATATGTTGTTGTAGCATTAAAGAAAATCATGTCCCATCTCCTTCAATTTTTTCCCAAGTAG
- the LOC142546089 gene encoding uncharacterized protein LOC142546089 encodes MVMLKRLFFLVNTLMACLAMALTNITTDQSALLVFKSELGLGSSHVLSQNWSDSFPTCKWIGVTCGSRRQRVIALDLSDMGLDGYLPSQVGNLSFLVSLNLSGNSFHGQIPKELAQLHRLRFLDFRFNDFAGDIPSWFGIFVELRFLNLRNNSFTGSIPSSVTNMSKLEVLDLSYNPLQGNIPEAIGSLFNLKELLLQFNNLNGVIPASVFNKSAMEKLAFTGNSLSGNLPEGMCHGLSNLKQLSLSLNELEGPIPPNISECSNLSILSLSFNKFGGSIPREIGNSRALEILYLRSNHFTGEIPKELGNLGKLKELVTQDNFLVGSIPSSIFNISSLQYVNLASCNLTGPFPSAMCSSPSQLERVYFYDNEIVGQLPESIGECSKLRILSLSDNYINGSIPKGIGNLTMLQMLYIANNKLIGTIPEETGNLYNLEVFNLEHNHLTDNIPEKIFNISSLRKIVVQWNQLSGYLPLILNHGLPNLQELILGHNFFYGEITDSISNSSELAFINFSANNLSGQIPNSLGKLNFLQALDLQKNNFVSETTDLSFINPLKNCSYLKYLVLGDNPFNGILPVSIGNLSTSLQFFYAYRCGLWGSIPEAFGNLENLVTLSLFGNELTGAIPNTLVNLKKLQGLGLLDNKISGSIPNFLCRLENLNGIRLEQNQFTGSIPDCIGNLTSLREVNLGNNRLTSVIPASLWKLNDLLQLNLTSNLLTGSLPSDMKNLKVANVLDLSGNQLSSIIPSSIGGLEGIITLSLARNRFQGTIPESIRKLVSLESLDLSHNNLSGTIPASLEALQYLKYFDVSFNELSGPIPAGGLFKSLSSQFFMSNKGLCGDPKYGVPPCHENSEVESNRKKLILLVVYIFLGISVLVLGITSLYMVARYRKKKNLVTLIESSVNTAPSRVPYHELVKATEGYSESHLIGTGSYGSVYKGRLQNGEDVAVKVFNLQSEGGFKSFDTECEVLRRLRHRNLCKVISSCSNEDFKALVLEYMPNGSLEQWLYSENKFLDIVQRLNIMIDVACALEYLHHGYSIPIVHCDLKPSNVLLDDDMVAHLSDFGVAKLLSDGVSITLTTTLATLGYIAPEYGSEGLVSVRCDVYSYGIMLMEVFTKTKPDDAKFTGDLSLRRWVNDSVPKAIIQVIDLELLRADEKHFNEKLQCLVSIMKVALQCSMENPRERIISMKSVVVELKKIISQLLQYCPQIGGV; translated from the exons ATGGTTATGCTTAAGAGACTGTTCTTTCTTGTGAATACTCTAATGGCATGTTTGGCCATGGCGTTGACCAACATAACCACTGATCAATCTGCGCTTCTTGTATTCAAATCCGAACTCGGTTTAGGCTCTTCTCATGTTTTGTCTCAAAACTGGTCCGATTCTTTCCCAACATGCAAATGGATTGGAGTTACATGCGGTTCTCGCCGCCAAAGAGTGATTGCTTTAGATCTTTCTGACATGGGACTTGATGGATACCTGCCGTCACAAGTGGGAAACCTCTCGTTTTTAGTTTCACTCAACTTGAGTGGCAACAGTTTTCATGGCCAAATTCCCAAAGAGTTGGCCCAGTTGCATAGACTGAGATTCTTGGATTTTCGGTTCAATGACTTCGCAGGTGACATCCCTTCTTGGTTTGGAATATTCGTCGAACTTCGTTTCTTGAATCTTCGGAACAATAGTTTTACTGGTTCGATCCCGAGTTCCGTCACAAATATGTCCAAGCTcgaagttttggatttatcatATAATCCTTTACAGGGAAACATCCCAGAAGCGATTGGAAGTTTGTTTAACTTGAAGGAATTGCTATTACAGTTCAACAATCTTAATGGAGTTATACCAGCTTCGGTTTTCAACAAATCAGCAATGGAAAAGCTTGCTTTCACCGGGAATAGTTTGTCTGGTAATCTCCCGGAAGGAATGTGTCACGGCCTCTCGAATCTGAAACAGTTGTCTCTGTCTTTGAATGAGTTGGAAGGTCCAATACCGCCAAATATTTCTGAATGTTCCAACCTCAGTATTCTCTCCTTGTCATTCAATAAATTTGGTGGCTCCATACCGAGAGAAATTGGAAACTCGAGGGCACTTGAAATATTGTATCTTCGCTCCAACCATTTTACAG GTGAAATCCCCAAAGAGTTGGGTAACCTTGGAAAATTGAAGGAGTTAGTAACGCAAGATAACTTTCTTGTGGGCTCTATACCTTCATCTATTTTCAACATTTCCTCATTACAATATGTTAATCTCGCAAGCTGTAATCTAACCGGTCCCTTTCCGTCTGCTATGTGCTCTTCTCCTTCCCAACTTGAAAGGGTTTATTTCTATGACAATGAAATAGTAGGTCAGCTCCCAGAAAGCATCGGCGAATGCTCAAAACTTCGGATTTTGTCATTGTCCGACAACTACATAAATGGAAGCATACCAAAAGGAATTGGAAACTTAACAATGCTGCAAATGTTGTATATTGCCAATAACAAATTGATAG GCACAATTCCAGAAGAAACAGGCAATCTTTACAATTTGGAGGTCTTTAACTTGGAACACAATCACTTAACCGATAATATCCCAGAAAAGATCTTCAACATCTCATCATTAAGAAAGATAGTTGTTCAATGGAATCAACTTTCAGGTTACCTTCCATTGATTTTGAACCATGGGCTACCTAATCTACAAGAACTCATCCTCGGTCACAATTTTTTCTATGGCGAAATCACTGATTCTATCTCGAATTCATCTGAACTCGCATTCATCAACTTCTCTGCCAACAATCTCAGTGGACAAATTCCCAACTCTCTAGGAAAATTGAATTTCTTGCAAGCGTTGGACCTGCAAAAGAACAACTTTGTTAGTGAAACAACAGACCTAAGCTTCATCAATCCTTTGAAAAACTGCAGCTATctaaaatatttagttttagGTGATAATCCTTTCAATGGAATTCTTCCAGTTTCTATCGGGAATCTGTCGACTtctcttcaatttttttatgcTTATAGATGTGGTCTTTGGGGCAGCATTCCTGAGGCATTTGGAAACCTTGAAAATTTGGTTACCCTAAGTCTGTTCGGTAATGAACTCACTGGAGCTATTCCTAATACTTTGGTGAACTTGAAAAAACTTCAAGGATTAGGCCTTCTGGACAACAAAATAAGTGGATCTATTCCTAATTTTCTCTGTAGATTAGAGAATTTGAACGGAATACGGCTTGAGCAAAATCAATTCACTGGTTCTATCCCTGATTGCATAGGAAATCTTACTTCTCTAAGAGAAGTTAACTTGGGGAACAATAGATTAACTTCTGTCATACCCGCAAGCCTATGGAAACTCAATGATCTTCTCCAGTTGAATTTGACTTCAAATCTTTTGACTGGTTCTCTGCCTTCAGATATGAAAAATCTCAAGGTTGCAAATGTTCTCGACTTGTCAGGAAATCAACTCTCAAGCATCATTCCTAGCTCCATTGGAGGCTTAGAAGGCATTATAACTCTTTCTTTGGCACGAAACAGATTTCAAGGAACTATTCCCGAGTCAATAAGGAAGTTAGTTAGTTTGGAGTCGCTAGATCTTTCACACAACAATCTTTCTGGAACCATACCAGCGTCACTAGAAGCACTTCAGTACCTCAAGTACTTTGATGTTTCTTTTAACGAGTTAAGTGGTCCGATCCCTGCTGGTGGCCTCTTTAAGTCCCTTTCGAGCCAATTCTTTATGTCTAATAAAGGACTTTGTGGTGATCCTAAATATGGAGTTCCACCTTGTCACGAAAATTCAGAAGTTGAGTCGAACCGGAAAAAGTTGATTCTTCTTGTAGTATACATTTTCTTGGGGATTTCAGTGCTAGTTCTTGGCATAACCTCGTTGTATATGGTAGCAAGGTACcgcaagaaaaaaaatttagtaactCTGATAGAAAGTTCAGTTAATACTGCACCATCACGAGTCCCATATCACGAACTTGTAAAGGCAACTGAAGGGTACAGCGAGAGCCATTTAATTGGCACAGGAAGTTACGGTTCTGTCTACAAAGGGAGGCTTCAAAATGGAGAGGATGTGGCGGTAAAAGTGTTCAACTTGCAGTCAGAAGGCGGATTCAAGAGTTTTGATACTGAATGCGAAGTCCTGCGCAGGCTTCGTCATCGAAATCTTTGCAAAGTCATTAGTAGTTGCTCAAATGAAGACTTCAAAGCATTGGTTCTCGAATATATGCCAAATGGAAGCCTCGAACAGTGGCTATATTCGGAAAACAAGTTCTTGGATATTGTTCAAAGACTAAACATAATGATAGATGTAGCATGCGCACTAGAATATCTACACCATGGTTACTCAATACCTATAGTTCACTGTGATTTAAAGCCAAGCAATGTGCTCTTGGATGATGATATGGTTGCCCATTTGAGCGATTTTGGAGTCGCTAAGCTATTAAGTGATGGAGTCAGTATCACGCTCACAACGACCCTAGCCACATTAGGCTACATTGCACCAG AATATGGTTCAGAAGGGTTGGTATCCGTGAGATGCGATGTTTACAGCTATGGTATAATGTTGATGGAAGTTTTTACAAAAACGAAGCCGGACGATGCAAAATTTACTGGAGATTTAAGCCTAAGGAGGTGGGTGAATGATTCTGTGCCTAAAGCAATTATACAAGTTATAGACTTGGAATTGTTGAGAGCAGATGAAAAACATTTCAATGAAAAACTGCAATGCTTGGTCTCGATAATGAAGGTAGCTTTACAATGTTCCATGGAGAATCCTAGAGAAAGAATAATTAGCATGAAATCTGTTGTTGTAGAATTGAAGAAGATCATTTCTCAGCTCCTTCAATATTGTCCACAAATAGGCGGTGTTTGA